In Hyla sarda isolate aHylSar1 chromosome 9, aHylSar1.hap1, whole genome shotgun sequence, the following proteins share a genomic window:
- the LOC130290954 gene encoding uncharacterized protein LOC130290954, translating into MALSKAGPSSEIPGPTTPSEIYWSPETSVSKLAKGFNTSKKAKAKRHHITDDKVPFIKSSKGPCQDYPHNKRSKSDHSTGVHQKHPIPSAPEEVISKRAKKAAKRSKPDSYNESHSEDSDVPTNADEIFISDYSSEESGELAEDPDDQEDCIPIESDQSYFDPALIRHPRSGEWLPTGKVAKFISTRVFKSLDRTTRNKMKAECPRPTLPHNSSVTPELDPVLTKFLMKSGKNPKKGLDRSFRACQDKLMDLIGPLTKIVDLAEESSASNRPVDTEVLLGWAQRAVCIFGNANAALSVERKRSILMKIDPQITNLASKEPEKPTEGLLFGDDFIHDMGKYVGLFSSINKAQSFLKKVFSNRVFGRAGKGRSRFPGRSLPNRQNFRGSYHNNQTYQSSQPVPTPFFPYRRRPWRARGQRGVPRTRSSSAS; encoded by the coding sequence ATGGCACTATCTAAAGCTGGTCCTTCTAGTGAAATTCCAGGACCTACTACCCCCTCTGAAATCTATTGGTCACCAGAAACATCTGTTTCTAAACTGGCTAAAGGTTTTAATACCTCAAAAAAGGCTAAGGCTAAACGCCATCATATTACTGACGACAAAGTTCCCTTCATAAAATCTTCTAAGGGACCATGTCAAGATTACCCCCATAATAAGAGATCTAAGTCGGATCATTCTACTGGTGTCCATCAGAAACACCCCATACCCTCAGCTCCTGAGGAAGTCATTTCCAAAAGAGCCAAAAAAGCCGCTAAAAGATCAAAACCGGATTCCTATAATGAATCCCATTCTGAAGATTCAGATGTCCCTACTAATGCTGATGAAATTTTTATCTCTGACTACTCCTCTGAGGAGAGTGGAGAATTGGCAGAGGACCCTGATGACCAGGAAGATTGCATTCCAATAGAGTCGGATCAATCTTACTTCGATCCCGCTCTAATTCGCCATCCCAGATCAGGGGAATGGCTCCCCACCGGTAAGGTGGCGAAATTCATATCTACTAGAGTGTTCAAAAGTTTAGACAGAACCACTCGCAACAAAATGAAGGCAGAGTGTCCAAGACCCACCCTGCCACACAATTCTTCAGTTACTCCTGAACTAGACCCTGTTCTAACTAAATTCTTAATGAAATCGGGGAAAAACCCCAAGAAAGGTCTGGATCGGAGCTTCCGAGCATGCCAGGATAAATTAATGGACCTGATTGGCCCCCTAACTAAAATAGTTGACTTGGCCGAGGAATCCTCCGCTAGCAATAGACCCGTAGACACGGAAGTCCTATTGGGATGGGCACAACGTGCTGTTTGTATATTCGGAAACGCCAATGCAGCGCTTTCTGTAGAACGCAAACGTTCTATTTTAATGAAGATTGACCCCCAAATTACAAATTTAGCATCCAAAGAACCTGAAAAGCCTACAGAAGGCTTATTATTTGGGGACGATTTTATACATGACATGGGCAAATATGTAGGATTGTTTTCATCCATCAACAAAGCCCAATCCTTCCTCAAGAAAGTCTTCTCTAATAGAGTTTTTGGTCGGGCCGGGAAAGGTAGGAGCCGCTTTCCCGGCCGATCTCTCCCCAACAGACAAAATTTTAGAGGCTCCTACCATAACAACCAAACTTACCAATCTTCACAACCGGTCCCTACACCATTCTTTCCATATCGTAGAAGACCATGGAGAGCCAGAGGCCAGAGAGGGGTCCCTCGAACTAGATCATCTTCAG